A single region of the Apium graveolens cultivar Ventura unplaced genomic scaffold, ASM990537v1 ctg3549, whole genome shotgun sequence genome encodes:
- the LOC141701198 gene encoding uncharacterized protein LOC141701198 — protein MDIIDVRNIANSVRICRSDVISWDGLLTRNIKITNIWDSVRASNALVPWSDFVWNSFSVPKCSFITWLAILNRLLTKDRMVSFGMQVDPVCILCYNDCESIHHIFSNCPYFDLVRKALHFHFSEDWNDCIQGNFVTSQLKKKELKIAGLFFSTAVYYTWKERNFRLHNPGASNPTLTIISTIRRIVKEKLFSSATFQKWVGLNPSLVLMFY, from the coding sequence atggaCATTATTGATGTCAGAAACATTGCAAATTCGGTTAGGATTTGTAGATCGGATGTTATATCTTGGGATGGTCTTCTCACTCGGAATATTAAGATAACCAATATTTGGGACTCTGTCCGTGCTTCGAATGCTTTAGTGCCCTGGTCGGATTTTGTTTGGAATAGCTTCTCGGTTCCAAAATGCTCTTTTATCACATGGCTTGCTATTCTTAATAGACTTTTAACAAAGGATCGTATGGTTTCATTTGGCATGCAGGTTGATCCGGTTTGTATTCTTTGCTACAATGATTGTGAATCCATCCATCACATTTTCTCAAACTGTCCATATTTTGATCTTGTGCGTAAAGCTCTCCACTTCCATTTCTCGGAAGATTGGAATGACTGCATCCAGGGGAACTTTGTTACTAGCCAATTGAAGAAGAAGGAGTTAAAAATTGCGGGCTTGTTTTTCTCTACTGCCGTGTACTACACATGGAAAGAAAGAAATTTTAGACTCCATAACCCTGGAGCTTCTAATCCTACTTTGACTATTATTAGTACTATTAGACGCATTGTAAAAGAGAAATTGTTCTCTTCGGCTACGTTCCAAAAATGGGTTGGTTTAAACCCTTCTTTGGTTTTAATGTTTTACTAA